One Hermetia illucens chromosome 4, iHerIll2.2.curated.20191125, whole genome shotgun sequence DNA segment encodes these proteins:
- the LOC119655967 gene encoding zinc finger protein 81-like isoform X1: MSDDTVVAEVYTENIKEESFDWNADQVDIKVKLLKCGEIYTLDNVNYILVCNICEESFPDIFEFGNHYRGKHPPLGQNTAPLPIVNDNQPNISSPVANAKVEAPSEEKEGNGNVDLDFLLSEYKVRSETEECIEISSDDDSTSDNTASNHQDIMHKELSEPESDFTCTAKKPLCDFVCKLCGSPLQNYASLRKHLTHQHKFIECKCCQKICVNQEQFEKHFITHIHDVESPHKIKKCRLVYTNLVYDNRPKKKCTKCEKLVPVDKKHDCVLKYRQKIYQMLKQHSTKHSSVKPFKCPCCDLQFETSELLKTHQNARLHFSFTCDCDREFKTIEDLKMHRSICLSLPQ; this comes from the coding sequence ATGAGCGACGACACCGTAGTTGCTGAGGTTTATACAGAAAACATCAAAGAGGAGAGCTTCGATTGGAATGCAGACCAGGTCGACATCAAAGTGAAACTGTTGAAATGCGGCGAAATCTACACCCTGGACAATGTAAATTATATTCTTGTTTGTAATATATGTGAAGAATCCTTTCCTGATATATTCGAATTTGGCAATCACTATCGAGGGAAGCATCCTCCACTTGGACAAAATACCGCTCCTTTGCCTATCGTCAACGATAATCAACCAAACATTTCTTCGCCTGTTGCCAACGCTAAGGTGGAAGCACCTagtgaagaaaaggaaggaaatgGAAATGTAGATCTGGATTTTCTCCTATCGGAATACAAGGTGAGGTCCGAAACTGAAGAATGTATCGAAATTAGCAGTGACGACGACTCGACTAGTGATAACACAGCTAGCAACCACCAAGATATCATGCACAAAGAACTATCGGAACCTGAGTCGGATTTCACTTGCACAGCAAAGAAACCTCTATGCGATTTCGTCTGCAAACTATGCGGTAGCCCCTTACAAAATTATGCATCGCTACGGAAGCATCTAACCCATCAACACAAATTCATTGAGTGTAAATGTTGTCAAAAAATTTGCGTTAACCAAGAGCAATTCGAAAAACACTTCATAACGCATATTCACGACGTAGAAAGTCCCcacaaaataaagaaatgtcGACTGGTATATACCAACCTTGTGTATGATAACCGGCCAAAAAAGAAATGTACCAAATGTGAAAAATTAGTTCCTGTTGACAAAAAACACGATTGTGTACTCAAGTACCGGCAAAAAATCTATCAAATGCTCAAGCAACACTcaaccaaacattcttcggtgAAGCCATTCAAATGTCCTTGCTGTGATCTACAATTTGAAACCTCGGAACTCTTGAAAACACATCAAAATGCACGTTTGCATTTTTCATTCACATGTGATTGCGATCGGGAATTCAAAACTATCGAAGACTTGAAAATGCATCGAAGCATTTGCTTGTCGCTCCCGCaatga
- the LOC119653377 gene encoding zinc finger protein 595-like — MEVNTELIKQENFDWKPDLNEIKVEPSKCGEIHTLDYLNYTLVCSICGESLPGLFEFGTHYREKHVVLEKKIEATLPVVSGNTEGSAGLDIAMLEYSVKEEYLSEDEECFATNNDEGPTATNASVSHQDISHEELSHTMSESTGNKNSLEEHSNSQDNEGPYACPHCPKVYYQKENRREHIDLVHNKKRTEKCPKCRESFLTNESHTCGINSQNSLSHNRKLIPIRLRSGKKSFQQETTSQSNLAIPVNQDKRPSYSWGEAFYITYYREKPLICAASGCRQTSETMGELKTHHKTVHMCSIPMEYKCDICNEKYKDSDTLSAHKKTHVTKVYGGAKKKSKTQ, encoded by the coding sequence ATGGAAGTTAATACAGAACTTATTAAGCAGGAGAACTTCGATTGGAAACCAGACCTCAACGAAATCAAAGTGGAACCATCGAAATGTGGTGAAATCCACACCTTGGACTATCTAAATTATACTCTTGTCTGTAGTATATGCGGAGAATCCCTTCCAGGTTTATTTGAGTTTGGCACACACTACCGAGAAAAGCATGTTGTACTTGAAAAAAAGATTGAAGCCACCCTGCCTGTGGTCAGCGGTAATACGGAAGGATCTGCTGGTCTGGATATCGCAATGCTGGAATACAGCGTGAAAGAGGAATACTTATCTGAAGATGAAGAATGTTTTGCAACGAATAACGATGAAGGTCCAACCGCTACTAACGCTTCTGTCTCCCACCAAGATATTTCACACGAAGAACTATCGCATACTATGTCGGAATCCACAGGCAACAAGAACTCACTGGAAGAGCACTCCAATAGTCAGGATAACGAAGGACCCTATGCTTGTCCCCATTGTCCAAAAGTATACTACCAGAAGGAAAATCGACGGGAACATATTGACCTTGTGCATAATAAAAAGAGAACGGAAAAATGCCCAAAATGTAGAGAATCCTTTCTTACTAACGAAAGTCACACCTGCGGGATCAACAGCCAGAATAGTTTATCTCACAACAGAAAACTTATACCAATTCGATTGCGTTCGGGCAAGAAATCATTCCAGCAAGAGACTACTTCACAGTCTAATCTTGCAATTCCCGTGAATCAAGATAAGCGTCCCAGCTACAGTTGGGGAGAGGCATTTTACATAACATACTATCGGGAAAAACCACTCATATGTGCTGCCTCTGGCTGTAGGCAGACGTCCGAAACCATGGGAGAATTGAAAACACATCACAAAACTGTACATATGTGTTCGATTCCAATGGAATACAAATGTGATATTTGCAATGAAAAGTACAAGGACTCTGACACTCTATCGGCTCATAAGAAAACGCATGTGACGAAAGTTTATGGAGGagcaaaaaagaaatcaaaaactCAGTGA
- the LOC119655967 gene encoding zinc finger protein 81-like isoform X2, whose translation MSDDTVVAEVYTENIKEESFDWNADQVDIKVKLLKCGEIYTLDNVEAPSEEKEGNGNVDLDFLLSEYKVRSETEECIEISSDDDSTSDNTASNHQDIMHKELSEPESDFTCTAKKPLCDFVCKLCGSPLQNYASLRKHLTHQHKFIECKCCQKICVNQEQFEKHFITHIHDVESPHKIKKCRLVYTNLVYDNRPKKKCTKCEKLVPVDKKHDCVLKYRQKIYQMLKQHSTKHSSVKPFKCPCCDLQFETSELLKTHQNARLHFSFTCDCDREFKTIEDLKMHRSICLSLPQ comes from the exons ATGAGCGACGACACCGTAGTTGCTGAGGTTTATACAGAAAACATCAAAGAGGAGAGCTTCGATTGGAATGCAGACCAGGTCGACATCAAAGTGAAACTGTTGAAATGCGGCGAAATCTACACCCTGGACAAT GTGGAAGCACCTagtgaagaaaaggaaggaaatgGAAATGTAGATCTGGATTTTCTCCTATCGGAATACAAGGTGAGGTCCGAAACTGAAGAATGTATCGAAATTAGCAGTGACGACGACTCGACTAGTGATAACACAGCTAGCAACCACCAAGATATCATGCACAAAGAACTATCGGAACCTGAGTCGGATTTCACTTGCACAGCAAAGAAACCTCTATGCGATTTCGTCTGCAAACTATGCGGTAGCCCCTTACAAAATTATGCATCGCTACGGAAGCATCTAACCCATCAACACAAATTCATTGAGTGTAAATGTTGTCAAAAAATTTGCGTTAACCAAGAGCAATTCGAAAAACACTTCATAACGCATATTCACGACGTAGAAAGTCCCcacaaaataaagaaatgtcGACTGGTATATACCAACCTTGTGTATGATAACCGGCCAAAAAAGAAATGTACCAAATGTGAAAAATTAGTTCCTGTTGACAAAAAACACGATTGTGTACTCAAGTACCGGCAAAAAATCTATCAAATGCTCAAGCAACACTcaaccaaacattcttcggtgAAGCCATTCAAATGTCCTTGCTGTGATCTACAATTTGAAACCTCGGAACTCTTGAAAACACATCAAAATGCACGTTTGCATTTTTCATTCACATGTGATTGCGATCGGGAATTCAAAACTATCGAAGACTTGAAAATGCATCGAAGCATTTGCTTGTCGCTCCCGCaatga